One window of Acidobacteriaceae bacterium genomic DNA carries:
- a CDS encoding MoaD/ThiS family protein, with protein sequence MSVKITLPTALARHTDGQKSFASEARNLRGLLAEFDAKFPALAQNVKDDNGNLRKFINVYVNDEDIRFLGGDSHQFEDGDEVMLIPSIAGGRCGQRRFLTLPYDESIVAGC encoded by the coding sequence GTGAGCGTAAAGATCACTTTGCCTACAGCGCTTGCCCGCCACACCGATGGCCAGAAGTCCTTCGCCAGCGAGGCCAGAAACCTTCGCGGTCTGTTGGCCGAGTTCGACGCGAAATTCCCCGCGCTCGCCCAGAACGTCAAGGATGACAACGGCAATCTCCGCAAGTTCATCAACGTCTACGTCAACGACGAGGACATCCGCTTCCTCGGCGGCGACAGCCACCAGTTCGAGGACGGCGACGAAGTCATGCTCATCCCCTCCATCGCCGGCGGACGCTGCGGCCAGCGCCGGTTCCTGACTCTGCCGTACGACGAATCCATCGTCGCGGGTTGTTAG
- a CDS encoding aminotransferase class I/II-fold pyridoxal phosphate-dependent enzyme, with the protein MSVIPAAPSSLRLSELAPGLVQSEIRAMTVACADVGGINLAQGVCDTDPPHPVVEAGIQAIRDGHNIYVRLDGIALLREAIAQKLSSFNGIEADPNANVLVTSGATGALHAALMALLNPGDECIVFEPFYGYHTATLNAQRVKPVIVPLSEPDWTLDLDRLRAAITSRTRGIILNTPANPSGKVFNREELEAIAELVLEHDLFVFTDEIYEYFLYDGERHISIATLPGMAERTITISGFSKTFSVTGWRLGYLTASERWIPAIGYFHDLTYVCAPSPFQYGAAAGLLQLPQSFYHELSVEYQAKRDSFCAALSRAGLTPSIPAGAYYVLADVSRVEGANSKAKSRKLLADTGLAAVAGSAFFGTEPDGRNRGDHLLRFCFAKKDEDLAEACRRLDTYRR; encoded by the coding sequence ATGTCCGTGATTCCCGCCGCGCCATCCAGTCTTCGCCTCAGTGAGCTCGCGCCTGGCCTCGTGCAGTCCGAGATTCGCGCCATGACCGTAGCGTGCGCTGACGTGGGCGGCATCAACCTGGCACAAGGGGTCTGCGACACGGATCCGCCGCACCCGGTCGTCGAAGCTGGCATCCAGGCGATCCGCGATGGGCACAACATCTATGTTCGGCTGGACGGCATTGCGCTGCTGCGCGAGGCGATCGCACAGAAGCTCTCGTCATTCAACGGCATCGAAGCCGACCCGAATGCCAACGTGCTGGTGACCAGCGGAGCCACCGGAGCGCTGCATGCGGCGCTGATGGCGCTGCTGAATCCTGGGGACGAGTGCATCGTCTTCGAACCCTTCTACGGCTATCACACGGCCACGTTGAACGCGCAGCGGGTGAAGCCGGTGATCGTTCCGCTGAGCGAGCCTGATTGGACGCTGGATCTCGACCGCCTGAGAGCTGCGATTACGTCGCGCACCCGCGGGATCATCCTGAACACACCGGCGAATCCATCCGGCAAGGTCTTCAACCGCGAAGAGCTCGAGGCGATCGCAGAACTGGTGTTGGAGCACGATCTCTTCGTCTTTACGGATGAGATCTACGAATACTTCCTCTATGACGGCGAGCGGCACATCTCCATTGCCACGCTGCCTGGAATGGCGGAGCGCACAATCACGATCTCCGGGTTCTCAAAGACGTTCTCGGTGACCGGATGGAGGCTGGGATATCTGACGGCGTCGGAGCGGTGGATTCCGGCGATCGGGTACTTCCACGACCTGACGTATGTCTGTGCGCCATCGCCGTTCCAGTACGGGGCTGCGGCCGGGCTGCTGCAGTTGCCGCAGAGCTTTTATCACGAGCTCTCAGTGGAGTACCAGGCGAAGCGCGACAGCTTCTGCGCGGCGCTGTCGCGGGCTGGGCTCACGCCGTCCATTCCGGCGGGAGCGTATTACGTGCTGGCTGATGTCTCGCGGGTGGAGGGTGCGAACAGCAAGGCGAAGTCGCGCAAGCTGCTTGCGGATACGGGACTGGCTGCTGTCGCCGGATCGGCGTTCTTCGGCACTGAGCCGGATGGACGGAATCGCGGCGACCACCTGCTGCGGTTCTGTTTTGCCAAGAAGGATGAGGATTTGGCCGAGGCGTGCCGCAGGCTGGATACGTATCGCCGGTGA
- the metH gene encoding methionine synthase has product MAEDQAFKPLRLSGSQPFTQQQGVFIMIGERTNVAGSPRFASLIKQGKYEEAVSIARQQVENGANVIDICMDEGMIDGVAAMSRFLQLLGSEPEVAKVPFMVDSSKWEVIEAGLKCLQGKGIVNSISLKEGETKFRENARTVLKYGAAVVVMAFDEQGQAATYEDRIRICERAYRILTELGFPSEDIIFDPNILTVATGMEEHNNYAVDFIRATRWIKENLPNAKVSGGVSNISFSFRGNNKVREAMHSAFLYHAISAGMDMGIVNAGMLEIYEEIEPELKALVEDVLLNRRPDATERLVDYGERIKAASANESAAEKKTEEWRNGTVEDRITHALVKGIDSFIEQDAEEAREKLGRPLLVIEGPLMAGMSVVGDLFGAGKMFLPQVVKSARVMKKAVAYLTPFMEAEKVELAAAGHVVKAQGKILLATVKGDVHDIGKNIVGVVLACNNYEVIDLGVMVPAEKILERAKEVRADIIGLSGLITPSLDEMVHVAREMERQHFKVPLLIGGATTSRAHTAIKIAPHYSEPVVHIADASRAVPVTTSLLSDEQRADFHAQHLAEYEAIRKRHAAPKQAVVSIQEARARRTAIEWRREDLATPEFTGVRVLNAVPLDTLREYIDWSPFFHAWGLKGIYPRILEHEGHGIQAQQIFDEGQRLLDRIIAENLLTANGVYGLFPANAIGDDVELYDSKDPATKLQRFHFLRQQANREGNEPCRSLADFIAPKETGLTDSIGAFAVTSGMGLTDLIMRYKADHDDYNAIMAEALADRLAEAFAEYLHKQVRDAWGYGRAETFTPEELIHEHYRGIRPAPGYPACPDHTEKGTIWRLLDVETHTGIKLTESFAMWPGSSVSGLYFAHPQARYFSLGKIDRDQVGDYAKRKGMEVAEVERWLGQSLNYDPAE; this is encoded by the coding sequence ATCGCCGAAGATCAGGCATTCAAGCCGCTGCGGCTCTCCGGCTCTCAGCCGTTCACACAGCAGCAGGGCGTCTTCATCATGATCGGCGAGCGCACCAACGTAGCCGGCTCGCCGCGATTCGCCTCGCTGATCAAGCAGGGCAAGTATGAAGAAGCGGTCAGCATCGCGCGCCAGCAGGTGGAGAACGGCGCCAACGTCATCGACATCTGCATGGACGAGGGCATGATCGATGGCGTCGCCGCGATGTCGCGCTTTTTGCAGTTGCTCGGCAGCGAGCCAGAGGTCGCCAAAGTCCCGTTCATGGTCGACTCCTCGAAGTGGGAGGTCATCGAAGCCGGGCTGAAATGTCTACAGGGCAAGGGCATCGTGAACTCCATCTCGCTGAAGGAGGGCGAGACGAAGTTCCGCGAGAACGCCCGTACAGTGTTGAAGTACGGTGCCGCAGTCGTCGTCATGGCCTTCGATGAACAAGGTCAGGCGGCCACCTACGAAGACAGAATCCGCATCTGCGAGCGCGCGTACCGAATCCTCACGGAGCTCGGCTTTCCGTCAGAGGACATCATCTTCGACCCGAACATCCTCACCGTCGCGACCGGCATGGAGGAGCACAACAACTACGCTGTCGATTTCATCCGCGCGACTCGCTGGATCAAAGAGAATCTTCCGAACGCAAAGGTGAGCGGCGGTGTCTCGAACATCTCCTTCAGCTTCCGCGGCAACAACAAAGTCCGCGAAGCGATGCATTCGGCTTTTCTTTACCACGCGATCTCCGCCGGCATGGACATGGGCATCGTCAACGCCGGAATGCTCGAAATCTACGAAGAGATTGAGCCTGAGCTGAAGGCGCTGGTCGAGGACGTTCTCCTCAACCGCCGCCCTGACGCAACCGAGCGCCTCGTCGATTATGGCGAGAGGATCAAAGCCGCGAGCGCCAACGAAAGCGCCGCTGAAAAGAAGACCGAGGAATGGCGCAACGGCACGGTCGAGGACCGAATCACCCATGCGCTGGTGAAGGGAATCGACAGCTTCATCGAGCAGGACGCGGAAGAAGCGCGCGAAAAGCTGGGCCGCCCGCTCCTCGTCATCGAAGGCCCACTAATGGCCGGCATGAGCGTGGTCGGTGACCTTTTCGGCGCGGGCAAGATGTTTCTGCCCCAGGTCGTAAAGTCGGCACGCGTGATGAAGAAAGCCGTCGCCTATCTCACGCCGTTCATGGAGGCCGAAAAGGTCGAGCTTGCCGCCGCAGGTCACGTGGTCAAAGCGCAGGGCAAGATCCTGCTCGCCACCGTAAAAGGCGACGTGCACGACATCGGAAAAAACATCGTCGGCGTCGTCCTCGCGTGCAACAACTACGAAGTCATCGACCTCGGCGTCATGGTTCCGGCCGAAAAAATCCTCGAGCGCGCAAAGGAAGTCCGCGCAGACATCATCGGCCTCAGCGGCCTCATCACACCTTCGCTCGACGAGATGGTCCATGTCGCACGCGAGATGGAACGCCAGCACTTCAAGGTCCCGCTACTCATCGGCGGCGCCACAACCAGTCGCGCACACACAGCCATCAAGATCGCCCCGCATTACAGCGAACCCGTCGTTCACATCGCCGATGCAAGCCGCGCCGTTCCGGTGACCACAAGCCTGCTCAGTGACGAGCAGCGCGCCGATTTTCACGCGCAGCATCTAGCCGAATACGAGGCCATCCGCAAGCGTCACGCCGCACCCAAACAGGCTGTCGTCTCCATCCAGGAAGCCCGTGCGCGCCGCACTGCCATCGAGTGGCGCCGCGAAGATCTGGCGACACCGGAGTTCACCGGCGTCCGCGTGCTCAACGCAGTTCCGCTCGACACCTTGCGCGAGTACATCGACTGGTCGCCGTTCTTCCACGCATGGGGACTCAAAGGAATCTACCCGCGCATCCTCGAGCACGAGGGCCACGGCATCCAGGCGCAGCAGATCTTCGACGAGGGCCAGCGCCTGCTGGACCGCATCATCGCCGAAAATCTTCTCACCGCAAATGGCGTCTACGGATTGTTTCCCGCGAACGCCATCGGTGACGACGTCGAGCTCTACGACAGCAAGGATCCGGCCACAAAGCTTCAGCGCTTCCACTTTCTCCGCCAACAGGCGAATCGAGAAGGCAATGAACCCTGCCGCTCGCTCGCAGACTTCATCGCTCCCAAAGAGACCGGCCTCACCGATTCCATTGGCGCCTTCGCCGTCACCAGCGGCATGGGCCTCACAGATTTAATCATGCGCTACAAGGCCGACCACGATGACTACAACGCCATCATGGCCGAAGCGCTCGCCGATCGCCTCGCCGAAGCCTTCGCGGAATACCTGCACAAACAGGTTCGCGACGCCTGGGGCTACGGCCGCGCCGAAACCTTCACGCCTGAAGAACTCATCCACGAGCACTACCGCGGTATCCGCCCGGCACCGGGTTATCCCGCTTGCCCTGACCACACAGAGAAGGGAACCATCTGGCGGCTCCTCGATGTCGAAACCCACACCGGAATCAAGCTCACGGAATCGTTCGCGATGTGGCCCGGCTCCAGCGTCAGCGGCCTCTACTTCGCGCACCCGCAGGCGCGCTACTTCTCGCTCGGCAAGATTGACCGCGATCAGGTGGGAGACTATGCGAAACGCAAGGGGATGGAAGTTGCAGAGGTAGAGAGATGGCTCGGCCAGAGCCTTAACTATGATCCTGCGGAGTGA
- a CDS encoding NADH-quinone oxidoreductase subunit I gives MSILRNAAAIAKGMSITLREGFAPSEVENYPDGKGPLRGAVFQERFRGKHQLQRDENGLEKCVACFLCAAACPSNCIYIEAAENTAEKRISSAERYAKVYNIDYNRCIFCGYCVEACPTDAITHGHGFELASLNATTMVMRKEDLLVPISTALPHSKEEEEEVLA, from the coding sequence ATGTCGATTCTGCGTAATGCCGCTGCTATCGCCAAAGGAATGAGCATCACGCTTCGCGAGGGTTTCGCCCCAAGCGAGGTCGAGAACTATCCGGATGGCAAAGGCCCGCTGCGGGGTGCCGTCTTCCAGGAACGCTTCCGCGGCAAGCATCAACTGCAACGCGACGAGAACGGTCTCGAGAAATGCGTGGCCTGCTTCCTGTGCGCGGCGGCCTGCCCATCCAACTGCATTTATATTGAGGCCGCGGAAAACACAGCCGAGAAGCGCATCAGCTCCGCGGAACGCTACGCGAAGGTATACAACATCGACTACAACCGGTGCATCTTCTGCGGCTATTGCGTGGAAGCGTGCCCGACTGACGCCATCACTCATGGTCACGGATTCGAACTTGCCAGCCTGAACGCAACCACCATGGTCATGCGCAAGGAAGACCTGTTGGTGCCTATATCGACAGCTCTTCCGCATTCAAAAGAAGAAGAAGAAGAGGTACTCGCTTGA
- the thrC gene encoding threonine synthase encodes MSVLESSCTVYELRCNECGKSFGNQPLSACDDCLAPLEVHYDLESVRGRFTRESVAAGPANIWRYKELLPIPAGFQPDLPVGFTPLVRAKRLGQRIGSNNLYVKNDSVCFPTLSFKDRVVSVALANAQAFGFDVVGCSSTGNLANSVAAQASRLGLKACILVPADLEPAKILNTQIYGARLVRIDGNYDHVNRLCTLIADEYNWGFVNVNLRPYYAEGSKTVGYEIAEQLGWRLPDNVVCPMAGGSLIRKIKKAFDELVALGLVEPKDVKFFGAQATGCSPISQAVKNGREDIEPQRPLTIARSLAIGNPADGPLAAKMIQSTGGFAEDVSDVEIVSGIQELAETEGIFTETAGGVTTAVTAKLIAQGRIGADDLTVVCITGNGLKTTDALAGRFHQDRAVKPRLAEFDQYLREVDGSLANVSADAEEEFELAGGAR; translated from the coding sequence ATGAGCGTTTTGGAGTCTTCCTGTACCGTCTACGAACTTCGCTGCAATGAGTGCGGCAAGAGCTTCGGCAACCAGCCCCTATCGGCGTGCGATGACTGCCTGGCTCCTCTCGAAGTGCACTACGATCTCGAATCGGTTCGCGGCCGTTTCACGCGCGAGAGCGTAGCCGCTGGTCCGGCAAACATCTGGCGCTACAAGGAACTGCTGCCCATCCCCGCGGGCTTCCAGCCCGATCTTCCCGTAGGCTTCACGCCGCTCGTCCGCGCCAAGCGCCTGGGACAGCGCATCGGCTCCAATAATCTTTACGTAAAGAACGACTCCGTCTGCTTTCCCACGCTCAGCTTCAAGGACCGCGTCGTCTCCGTCGCGCTCGCCAACGCGCAGGCCTTCGGGTTCGATGTCGTCGGTTGCAGCTCCACCGGCAACCTCGCTAACAGCGTTGCCGCGCAGGCATCGCGCCTCGGCCTCAAGGCCTGCATCCTCGTTCCCGCCGATCTCGAGCCCGCAAAGATTCTGAACACGCAAATTTACGGCGCGCGCCTCGTCCGCATCGATGGCAACTACGACCACGTCAACCGCCTCTGCACGCTCATTGCCGACGAGTACAACTGGGGCTTCGTCAACGTCAATCTCCGCCCCTATTACGCCGAGGGCTCCAAGACCGTCGGCTACGAGATCGCCGAACAGCTCGGCTGGCGCCTCCCTGACAACGTCGTCTGCCCGATGGCCGGCGGCTCGCTGATCCGCAAGATCAAAAAGGCCTTCGACGAACTCGTCGCGCTCGGTCTCGTCGAGCCCAAGGACGTGAAGTTCTTTGGCGCGCAGGCGACCGGCTGCTCGCCCATCTCGCAGGCCGTCAAGAACGGACGTGAAGACATAGAGCCTCAGCGTCCGCTTACCATTGCGCGCTCGCTCGCCATCGGCAACCCCGCAGATGGGCCGCTCGCCGCAAAGATGATCCAGTCCACAGGCGGCTTCGCGGAGGACGTCTCCGACGTCGAGATCGTCTCCGGCATCCAGGAGCTCGCTGAGACCGAAGGTATCTTCACGGAGACCGCCGGCGGCGTCACCACCGCTGTCACCGCCAAGCTGATCGCGCAGGGCCGCATCGGCGCTGATGACCTCACCGTCGTCTGCATCACCGGCAACGGCCTCAAGACCACCGACGCCCTCGCGGGTCGCTTCCACCAGGATCGCGCCGTCAAGCCGCGGCTCGCTGAATTCGACCAGTACCTTCGCGAGGTCGACGGTTCGCTGGCGAACGTGAGTGCCGATGCCGAGGAAGAGTTCGAGCTCGCAGGAGGTGCCCGGTGA
- the prfB gene encoding peptide chain release factor 2 (programmed frameshift) codes for MLNDLEFAYSPVREKVRDLREYLDSSRLKTELAAVETKVADPSVWADAAKSQPLMRERRRLEEQLSYDAELQRRSEDVEAYFELLREGEASVEPDLKREIDSLSEYVEQLESRTMLSEENDALNAIVTVHPGAGGTESQDWAEMLMRMYLRWAERQGFKTEINELQDGDEAGIKSATFTVTGEYAFGLLSGETGVHRLVRISPFDQAKRRHTSFASVFVSPEIDDSIQIDIKPDDLRTDTYRSGGKGGQHVNTTDSAVRITHIPTGIVAACQNERSQHKNKEKAMKMLRSRLYEFELEKKRAASKKLEDSKLEINFGSQIRSYVLQPYRMAKDLRTRVEVGDVDRVLDGDLEPFIRGYLKARREGGVTAVAVGEDDDV; via the exons ATGTTGAACGATCTCGAATTTGCTTACTCCCCGGTCCGCGAGAAGGTGCGTGATCTGCGGGAGTATCTT GACTCCTCCCGCCTGAAAACAGAATTAGCTGCCGTCGAAACCAAAGTAGCCGACCCCTCCGTCTGGGCCGATGCTGCGAAATCGCAGCCGCTGATGCGGGAGCGGCGACGCCTCGAAGAGCAGCTCAGCTACGATGCCGAACTTCAGCGCCGCAGCGAGGATGTCGAGGCCTACTTCGAGCTCCTTCGTGAAGGCGAGGCATCTGTCGAGCCAGACCTCAAGCGCGAGATTGACTCCCTCAGTGAGTACGTCGAACAGCTTGAGTCGCGCACGATGCTCTCGGAAGAGAATGACGCTCTCAATGCCATCGTTACTGTGCACCCTGGCGCCGGCGGCACCGAAAGCCAGGACTGGGCGGAGATGCTGATGCGGATGTATCTGCGCTGGGCTGAGCGGCAGGGCTTCAAGACCGAAATCAACGAGCTGCAGGACGGCGACGAGGCGGGCATCAAATCGGCAACGTTCACTGTCACAGGCGAGTACGCCTTCGGCTTACTCTCTGGCGAAACCGGCGTGCACCGTCTCGTGCGGATCTCACCTTTCGATCAGGCCAAGCGCCGCCACACAAGCTTTGCCAGCGTCTTCGTGTCGCCGGAGATCGACGACTCGATCCAGATCGACATCAAGCCCGACGACCTCCGCACCGACACCTACCGCTCAGGCGGCAAAGGTGGTCAACATGTGAATACCACAGACTCCGCCGTGCGAATCACGCACATTCCGACCGGTATCGTTGCGGCTTGCCAGAACGAGCGCTCGCAGCACAAGAACAAAGAGAAGGCGATGAAGATGCTTCGCTCGCGCCTGTACGAGTTCGAGCTAGAAAAAAAGCGCGCGGCGAGCAAGAAGCTCGAGGACTCGAAGCTTGAGATCAACTTCGGCTCCCAGATACGCAGCTACGTTCTGCAGCCCTATCGGATGGCAAAGGACCTGCGCACGCGCGTAGAGGTTGGCGACGTCGACCGCGTGCTCGACGGTGACCTGGAGCCATTCATCCGCGGCTATCTCAAGGCACGGCGGGAGGGCGGCGTCACCGCCGTGGCTGTCGGCGAGGACGACGACGTCTAA
- a CDS encoding homocysteine S-methyltransferase family protein — translation MSHQRHPLEKILEERIAIIDGAMGTTIRTYGMKETDIRGDRFKNATKDLLNNGDLFSITQPKMIGDIHRRFLEAGADIIETNTFGATSITQSEFFVEDPRERGGRKDPEFYQRIIEDESLKNLAWEINETSARQCREWADRVANETGRQRFVAGAIGPLTVSLSNSPDADDPGFRVVTFDQVKAAYAEEVRALIAGGVDLLLVETIFDSLNAKAALVAIREVFDEDKKELPVMISAAVGRGGETLISAQTTEAFWNAVKHVNPLSVGLNCSLGPELMYPFLEELSDKADVAISCYPNAGLPNPLSETGFDLKPEDMGRFLGQFAQDGLINIAGGCCGNTPEHIAAIAKAVEGRAPRRLGAKIEVAA, via the coding sequence ATGAGCCACCAAAGACATCCTCTCGAGAAGATTCTCGAAGAGCGCATCGCGATTATTGACGGTGCGATGGGTACAACAATCCGCACCTATGGAATGAAGGAAACGGATATCCGTGGCGATCGCTTCAAGAACGCGACCAAGGATCTGCTGAATAACGGAGATCTCTTCTCGATAACGCAGCCGAAAATGATCGGCGATATCCACCGGCGCTTTCTGGAGGCCGGCGCCGACATCATCGAAACCAACACTTTCGGGGCCACGAGCATTACGCAGAGCGAGTTCTTCGTTGAGGATCCGCGCGAGCGTGGGGGCCGAAAGGATCCGGAGTTCTACCAGCGCATCATTGAAGATGAATCACTCAAAAATCTCGCATGGGAGATCAATGAGACATCTGCGCGGCAGTGCAGGGAATGGGCTGACCGCGTCGCCAATGAAACCGGCAGGCAGCGTTTTGTTGCGGGCGCTATCGGTCCGCTGACCGTCTCGCTTTCAAACTCGCCGGATGCAGATGACCCGGGCTTTCGCGTCGTCACCTTCGACCAGGTGAAGGCTGCATATGCGGAAGAGGTGCGGGCCCTGATTGCCGGCGGAGTGGACCTGCTGCTTGTCGAAACCATTTTCGATTCACTGAACGCGAAGGCCGCACTGGTTGCCATCCGTGAGGTCTTCGATGAGGACAAGAAGGAGCTTCCGGTAATGATCTCTGCCGCGGTCGGGCGCGGCGGTGAGACGCTGATCTCAGCGCAGACGACGGAAGCCTTCTGGAATGCCGTTAAGCATGTGAATCCGCTCAGCGTTGGCCTGAACTGCTCGCTCGGACCGGAGCTGATGTATCCGTTTCTTGAGGAGCTCTCGGACAAGGCAGACGTAGCAATCTCGTGCTACCCGAATGCCGGCCTTCCAAACCCGCTCTCCGAAACCGGCTTCGATCTCAAGCCCGAAGACATGGGCCGCTTCCTCGGCCAGTTTGCGCAGGATGGCCTCATCAACATCGCCGGCGGATGTTGCGGCAACACACCGGAGCACATCGCTGCAATCGCGAAGGCAGTCGAAGGCAGGGCACCGCGCAGACTCGGCGCGAAGATCGAGGTGGCTGCTTGA